From one Staphylococcus kloosii genomic stretch:
- a CDS encoding ABC transporter ATP-binding protein, producing the protein MIRRYLTFVKPYKWRIIATILIGILKFGIPMLIPLLIKYVIDYVINNSSITNDEKFMRLGIAMGIAIFIFVIVRPPIEYLRQYLAQWTSNKILYDIRKQLYNHLQALSARFYANNQVGQVISRVINDVEQTKDFILTGLMNIWLDCVTIIIALSIMFVLDFKLTLAAVFIFPFYILTVYFFFGRLRKLTRKRSQALAEVQGFLHERVQGMSVIKSFAIEDNEAENFDKRNKHFLNRAFKHTRWNANSFAAINTVTDIGPLIVIGVGAYLAITGSITVGTLAAFVGYLEQLFGPLRRLVSSFTTLTQSFASMDRVFQLMDEDYDIKNKKGAQPIEIKRGNISLNNVSFKYNSDEEKVLKDINLDINQGQTVAFVGMSGGGKSTLINLIPRFYDATEGSIDIDGTNIKHYLTGSLRNQIGLVQQDNILFSDTIKENILLGRPNATDEEVIEAAKMANAHDFIMNLSEGYDTEVGERGVKLSGGQKQRVSIARIFLNNPPIIILDEATSALDLESEAIIQDALNVLSENRTTLIVAHRLSTITHADKIVVMQNGEIVETGTHKELIAKRGAYEHLYKIQDL; encoded by the coding sequence ATGATTCGCAGATATTTAACTTTTGTGAAACCATATAAATGGCGAATCATTGCTACCATTTTAATAGGTATTTTAAAATTTGGTATTCCAATGTTGATACCATTACTTATTAAATATGTGATTGACTATGTTATTAATAACTCTTCAATCACGAATGATGAGAAATTCATGCGTTTAGGAATAGCAATGGGCATAGCGATATTTATCTTTGTCATTGTTAGACCACCAATTGAATATTTAAGACAATATTTAGCGCAATGGACAAGTAATAAAATATTATATGATATTAGAAAGCAATTATATAATCACCTACAAGCATTAAGTGCGCGTTTTTATGCTAACAACCAAGTAGGTCAAGTTATTTCAAGAGTTATTAATGATGTCGAACAAACGAAAGACTTTATTTTAACAGGCTTGATGAATATATGGTTAGATTGCGTAACCATCATTATTGCACTATCAATTATGTTTGTATTGGACTTTAAATTAACACTTGCAGCAGTATTTATTTTCCCTTTCTATATATTAACTGTATATTTCTTCTTTGGACGTTTGAGAAAATTGACTCGCAAAAGATCTCAAGCTTTAGCAGAAGTTCAAGGCTTTTTACATGAACGTGTACAAGGTATGTCCGTGATAAAAAGTTTTGCAATAGAAGATAATGAAGCGGAAAACTTCGATAAACGTAATAAGCATTTCTTAAATAGAGCATTTAAACATACGAGATGGAATGCTAATTCATTTGCAGCAATAAATACTGTGACAGATATCGGACCACTTATTGTTATAGGTGTAGGTGCCTATTTAGCCATTACTGGTTCAATTACTGTAGGTACTTTAGCAGCTTTCGTTGGTTATTTAGAACAACTATTTGGACCATTAAGAAGATTAGTTTCTTCATTTACAACTTTAACGCAAAGTTTTGCATCAATGGATCGTGTATTCCAATTGATGGATGAAGACTATGATATTAAAAATAAAAAAGGCGCACAGCCAATAGAGATTAAACGCGGTAATATAAGTTTAAATAATGTTAGTTTCAAATATAATTCTGATGAAGAGAAAGTATTGAAGGATATTAATTTAGATATAAATCAAGGACAAACTGTTGCATTTGTAGGTATGAGTGGGGGAGGTAAATCCACACTTATTAACTTAATTCCTCGTTTTTACGATGCAACGGAAGGTTCTATTGATATAGATGGAACAAACATTAAACATTACTTAACAGGAAGTTTGAGAAATCAAATTGGCTTAGTACAACAAGATAACATTTTATTCTCAGATACTATCAAAGAAAATATATTACTCGGCAGACCTAATGCAACTGATGAAGAAGTAATAGAAGCGGCTAAAATGGCAAATGCCCATGATTTTATTATGAATTTATCTGAAGGTTACGATACAGAAGTTGGTGAACGTGGTGTTAAATTATCGGGTGGTCAAAAACAACGTGTTTCTATTGCTCGAATATTCCTAAATAATCCACCAATAATTATCTTAGACGAAGCTACTAGTGCACTTGATTTAGAAAGTGAAGCAATTATACAAGATGCATTGAATGTATTAAGTGAAAATAGAACTACATTAATTGTAGCGCATAGACTTTCTACTATTACACATGCTGATAAGATAGTCGTAATGCAAAATGGTGAAATTGTGGAAACAGGCACGCATAAAGAATT